One segment of Ricinus communis isolate WT05 ecotype wild-type chromosome 8, ASM1957865v1, whole genome shotgun sequence DNA contains the following:
- the LOC8284665 gene encoding uncharacterized protein LOC8284665 produces MRPPPPPSLHSNFFSSLKQVEKRLKLESPTKPSSFSPPPGPPPNIKTNYTSTESLSTPIYLQEESNSNSSTTPQESSEAPLAFLSSSPSQFLPNPPEEEQSRSIHEDGVDDIQLLMQVLGLSDIRKRNKGQQVEGNECCECEGGFYEKIVGVKGPKCKIEMDRLERWIDYFLHNSECGAEGRMEPLRLAFLLLGRATFELDTGLDFPSTIEDFLKYDPPRE; encoded by the coding sequence ATGcgaccaccaccaccaccgtCTCTGCACTCCAATTTCTTCTCCTCTCTTAAGCAGGTGGAGAAAAGATTGAAGCTCGAGAGCCCAACAAAACCCTCCAGTTTCTCTCCTCCACCAGGACCACcaccaaacatcaaaactaACTATACATCAACAGAGTCTCTAAGCACACCGATATATCTCCAAGAGGAATCTAATAGTAACAGCTCAACAACTCCTCAAGAAAGCAGTGAGGCCCCACTAGCATTCCTCTCATCGTCTCCCTCACAATTCTTGCCAAACCCACCTGAAGAAGAACAGTCCAGAAGCATCCATGAAGATGGTGTTGATGATATTCAACTATTGATGCAGGTTTTGGGTTTGTCagatattagaaaaagaaacaagggACAACAAGTAGAAGGGAACGAGTGCTGTGAATGTGAGGGTGGGTTTTATGAGAAGATTGTTGGGGTTAAGGGGCCTAAGTGTAAAATTGAGATGGACAGATTGGAGAGATGGATCGACTACTTTTTACACAATAGTGAATGCGGTGCAGAGGGGAGAATGGAGCCATTGAGATTGGCATTTTTGCTTTTGGGTAGGGCTACTTTTGAATTAGATACTGGCTTGGACTTCCCTTCAACTATTGAGGACTTTCTCAAGTATGATCCACCAAGAGAATGA